TCATGAATGACGTGCGGCCGAAAATCATCAAGCTGTTCCCCGGCGTCGCCATGTTCTTCGATCCGGGTGGATTGGTAAAACGGGTGACCAGTTTCGGCTCGCAGAAATCGATCGACGTCGAGATTTACGGATACGATTTTGAAAAGGCGCGCGGCGTGATCCGCCAGGTCGAAGACGCCATGCACAAGATACCGGGAATCGCCGACATCGAAGTGAGCCGCGAAGAGAACTACCCGGAGATCAACGTGGTGGTGGATCGGGAAAAGGCGGCGCTGCTCGGCATCAGTGAAACCGACGTTGCCAACGCCGTGCTGTTCTCGCTCAACGGAAACGGCCAGACCGACCCGATCATCTACACCGACCCGCAGAATGGAAATGAGTACTACATCAGCGCCTGGCTGGCCGAAGAGCACCGCAAGGACCTGACCGACCTGGACAACATTCTGCTCACCACGAAGGCAGGAGAGCCGGTGCTGCTCAAGAACGTGGCCTCACTGAAGCTGAACGCCGGACCGGTGAAGATCGACCGGAAATATTTTCAGCGCGTCGTCCACATTACCGCCAACCCCACCACGCGCCCGTTGGGCGCCATTGCCAAAGACCTGGAGTCGGCCTTTGCCGCCATCCAGTTGCCGACCGGATTCACCATCAAGCTGGCCGGGCAGATTCAGCAACAGCGGGAAACCTTCCAGGGCCTGCAGTTCGCCACCGTCCTCGCGTTGGCCCTGGTCTACATGGTGATGGCGGCGCAGTTCAAATCGTTGATCGACCCCTTCATCATCATGTTCTCGGTGCCGATGGGTTTCCCCGGCGTGATCTTGATTCTCTTCCTGACCAACACGACTCTGTCGACCACCTCGATGATGGGCATCATCATGATGCTCGGGATCGTGGTTTCGAACGGCGTGCTGCTCGTCGATTATACGAACGTCTTGCGCCGCAGAGGCTACTCGTTGGCGGACGCGGTCATCACGGCCTCGCGCACGCGGCTGCGTCCGATCCTAATGACCTCGCTCGCGACCGTCTTCGGCCTGTTGCCGATGGCGATCGGCTGGGGCACCGGCGGAGAAACCAACGCGCCCCTCGCGCGGTCCGTCGTCGGAGGGCTCAGCGTCTCGACGTTGCTGACCCTCTTCCTCGTGCCGACTATGTATATGATTTTTGAAGAATGGTTCCCGAGGAAATTCAACGAAGAGCAGACGGCTGCCGCTCCCGCCCCAACCAACCCGGTTCCGGCACTGGAGTAGCCCCGGCTCAGCCCCTACTCAAGCCGGTTCAGACGGCGCTTCTTCCTCCGGCCCTGGAACTTCCAAACTGGCGCGACCCAGCGTGCCGTCGCGAAAATCGGCTAAGAGAATCCTCGCCGCCTTGTCCCGATCCAACGCCCCGCCGCTTCCGGCCAACAGACAACCGCGTTTTTTGGCGATCGCCTCGATCACCCCGGCATTCGTCAGGCCCTCGGTCACAAAGCCGTAGCGGGCTGTCAGCCTGGCGGGATACCGCTCGAGCAACTTTCCGGCAAGAAATTCGGCGACGGTCTCGTCATCCACGACCGTGTGTCCGACGGCATTGATCGTCGCGAGCAACAAACCTACCTGTGGATCTTTGATCGTTCCCCAGAGCAGTCCGGGCGAGTCGATGATGGCCATCTTGTCGTTCAGCTTGTGCCGCTGTTGCACTTTGGTCACCGCCGGTTCGTCCCCCACACGGGCGATGCGCCGCTTGAGGAGTGTGTTCATCAGGGTCGATTTGCCGACATTGGGGACACCCATGATCAGCATGCGTAGCGGCTTGACGATACTGTTGCGATGGGGCGCGATCTGCTGACACAACCTGGGGATCTTGGCCGCGTCACCTGCCCCCTTGCACGACAGAGCCACCGCCGTC
Above is a genomic segment from Nitrospira sp. containing:
- the ylqF gene encoding ribosome biogenesis GTPase YlqF, with translation MSIQWFPGHMNAARKEAAKTMEAIDVVVEVLDARVPQASCNPLIEELRLPRQRPCLKVLNKADLADPAVTKAWIERYNQQEGVTAVALSCKGAGDAAKIPRLCQQIAPHRNSIVKPLRMLIMGVPNVGKSTLMNTLLKRRIARVGDEPAVTKVQQRHKLNDKMAIIDSPGLLWGTIKDPQVGLLLATINAVGHTVVDDETVAEFLAGKLLERYPARLTARYGFVTEGLTNAGVIEAIAKKRGCLLAGSGGALDRDKAARILLADFRDGTLGRASLEVPGPEEEAPSEPA